The Pongo abelii isolate AG06213 chromosome 11, NHGRI_mPonAbe1-v2.0_pri, whole genome shotgun sequence genome includes a window with the following:
- the LOC100449706 gene encoding LOW QUALITY PROTEIN: dnaJ homolog subfamily B member 3 (The sequence of the model RefSeq protein was modified relative to this genomic sequence to represent the inferred CDS: deleted 2 bases in 1 codon; substituted 1 base at 1 genomic stop codon) — MWLSHKGRPSRRPRSPSTWACSWVLAALPLAVPVPGGPFWPSSMVDYYEVLGVPRQASSEAIKKAYRKLALKWHPDKNPENKEEAERRFKQVGEAYEVSDAKKRDIYDRYGEAGVEGGCAGGRPFEDAFEYVFSFRDPAEFFRXFFGGQDPFSFDLLGNPLENIFGGQRNCWGSRSRASAPLFSAFSEFPAFGGGFSSFDTGFCSFGSLGSGGLSSFCMSYGSDGTGSFKSMSTSTEIVVGKKITTKRIIENGQERVEAEEDGEELKSFLINGVEQLLHIDTK; from the exons ATGTGGCTGAGTCATAAGGGGCGACCCTCCAGGCGGCCCAGGTCGCCGAGCACTTGGGCCTGCTCCTGGGTGCTGGCAGCCTTGCCGCTCGCTGTGCCGGTGCCTGGCGGGCCGTTCTGGCCATCCAGCATGGTGGACTACTACGAGGTGTTGGGCGTGCCCCGGCAGGCCTCATCCGAGGCCATCAAGAAGGCGTACCGCAAGCTGGCGCTCAAGTGGCACCCCGACAAAAACCCCGAGAACAAGGAGGAAGCGGAGAGGAGATTCAAGCAAGTGGGCGAGGCCTACGAAGTGTCGGACGCCAAGAAACGTGATATCTATGACCGCTATGGCGAGGCGGGGGTGGAGGGCGGCTGCGCAGGCGGCAGGCCCTTCGAGGACGCCTTCGAGTACGTCTTCAGCTTCCGCGACCCGGCCGAGTTCTTCAGGTAGTTCTTTGGCGGCCAGGACCCATTCTCCTTTGACCTCTTGGGAAACCCGCTGGAGAATATTTTTGGGGGTCAGAGAAACTGCTGGGGAAGCAGAAGCAGAGCGTCTGCACCCCTTTTCTCTGCCTTCAGTGAATTTCCAGCTTTCGGGggtggtttttcttcttttgatacaGGATTTTGTTCCTTTGGCTCCCTGGGAAGTGGGGGCCTTTCTTCCTTCTGCATGTCCTATGGTAGTGATGGGACAGGCAGCTTCAAGTCCATGTCGACTTCCACTGAAATAGTTGTTGGCAAAAAAATCACCACCAAGAGAATCATTGAGAATGGCCAAGAAAGGGTGGAAGCAGAGGAAGATGGAGAG GAGTTAAAGTCCTTCCTAATAAATGGCGTAGAGCAGTTACTCCACATTGACACCAAgtaa